In Persicimonas caeni, a single window of DNA contains:
- a CDS encoding DCC1-like thiol-disulfide oxidoreductase family protein — protein sequence MSTKTQRNKPDNFGRDLMRLRAPHGWTGGQYSVYRAILGVYLCVHFVHLIPWGAEMFSNEGVLADAATSPLAFVFPNVLSFFDPPWFVTGLLVAAAVGSLAFAAGFKDRLVAVGLWYVWACLFGRNPLISNPSLAFVGWMLLLHAATPGKPFGAWDARGRTDPQGGWKLPRSYFSAAWILMAVGYTYSGYTKLISPSWQDGTALAEVLESPLARDTALREFLLGLPDVLLQAATYSTLALELFALPLALVGRLRPWLWLSLVGLHLGILSTVAFADLTVGMLTVHLLTFNPAWIGKLRDGALDHVFYDGSCGLCQRTVRFLLAEDPAEPYAFRFAPLASDAFARRLGEAAPERSVSEMPDSVIVITERGEVLERSEAILYLGKRLGGLWRVLATAASWVPRGVRDRVYDGVAAIRHKLFERPKEACPMMPPEVRGRFDW from the coding sequence ATGAGTACGAAAACACAGCGAAACAAACCGGACAATTTCGGCCGCGACCTCATGCGCCTTCGCGCCCCGCACGGATGGACCGGCGGCCAATACAGCGTCTACCGGGCCATCCTGGGCGTCTACCTGTGCGTGCACTTCGTGCATCTGATCCCGTGGGGCGCCGAGATGTTCTCGAACGAGGGCGTCCTGGCCGACGCGGCCACAAGCCCTCTGGCGTTCGTCTTCCCGAACGTCTTGAGCTTCTTCGACCCGCCCTGGTTCGTCACCGGCCTGCTCGTGGCGGCCGCGGTCGGAAGCCTCGCCTTCGCCGCCGGCTTCAAGGACCGCCTCGTAGCGGTCGGCCTGTGGTACGTGTGGGCGTGCCTGTTCGGCAGAAACCCGCTCATCAGCAACCCGAGCCTGGCCTTCGTCGGCTGGATGCTACTGTTGCACGCAGCCACCCCCGGCAAGCCCTTCGGCGCCTGGGACGCCCGCGGGCGCACCGACCCGCAGGGCGGCTGGAAGTTGCCGCGCTCGTATTTTTCGGCCGCCTGGATTCTGATGGCCGTCGGCTACACCTACAGCGGCTACACCAAGCTCATCAGCCCGTCGTGGCAAGACGGCACCGCCCTGGCCGAGGTGCTCGAGAGCCCGCTCGCCCGCGACACGGCCCTGCGTGAGTTCCTACTCGGCCTGCCCGACGTGCTCTTGCAGGCGGCCACCTACAGCACGCTCGCCCTCGAGCTCTTCGCGCTGCCGCTGGCGCTGGTCGGCCGGCTGCGCCCCTGGCTGTGGCTGTCGCTCGTCGGCCTGCACCTGGGCATCTTGTCGACGGTGGCCTTCGCCGACCTGACCGTGGGGATGCTCACCGTCCACCTGCTCACCTTCAACCCCGCCTGGATAGGCAAGCTTCGCGACGGCGCGCTCGACCACGTCTTCTACGACGGAAGCTGCGGGCTGTGCCAACGCACCGTCCGGTTTCTGCTCGCCGAAGACCCCGCCGAGCCGTACGCGTTTCGGTTCGCACCTCTCGCCAGCGACGCCTTCGCTCGTCGCCTGGGTGAGGCCGCCCCCGAGCGCAGTGTTTCCGAGATGCCCGACAGCGTCATCGTCATCACCGAGCGCGGCGAGGTGTTGGAGCGCTCCGAGGCGATCCTGTACCTCGGCAAGCGCCTGGGCGGGCTGTGGCGCGTGCTCGCCACGGCCGCCTCGTGGGTGCCGCGCGGGGTGCGCGACCGCGTCTACGACGGCGTGGCGGCGATCCGCCACAAGCTC
- a CDS encoding RNA polymerase sigma factor, translating to MARDVDDQGLVEAIAAGDREALGELYDRYASALMALGMRRLGDREEVEDVLHDVFLEVWRRADTYESSRGTVQTWLMLRMRSRTLDRARTVRRNRLDSLDDVDTDSPDWRAPEDPASDAEHARLRQVIDELPARLRQVLGLTYFRGHTCREASELLDIPLGTVKSRLAAARERLEALLGAHQGGST from the coding sequence ATGGCTCGAGACGTGGACGATCAGGGGTTGGTCGAGGCTATCGCCGCAGGCGACCGCGAGGCGCTCGGCGAGTTGTACGACCGTTATGCTTCGGCCCTGATGGCGCTGGGGATGCGCCGCCTCGGTGACCGCGAGGAGGTCGAGGACGTGCTCCACGACGTCTTCTTGGAGGTGTGGCGTCGCGCCGACACCTACGAGTCGAGCCGCGGGACGGTGCAGACGTGGCTGATGCTGCGCATGCGAAGCCGCACCCTCGACCGCGCCCGCACCGTGCGGCGCAATCGGCTCGACTCCCTGGACGACGTCGACACCGACTCGCCCGATTGGCGCGCGCCCGAGGACCCGGCGAGTGACGCCGAGCACGCGCGGCTGCGCCAGGTCATCGACGAGTTGCCCGCGCGGCTGCGTCAGGTCCTCGGGTTGACGTATTTTCGCGGGCACACGTGCCGAGAGGCTTCCGAGCTGCTCGACATCCCACTGGGCACGGTCAAATCACGGCTGGCTGCGGCGCGCGAACGGCTCGAAGCGCTGCTCGGCGCCCACCAAGGAGGCTCGACATGA
- a CDS encoding fatty acid desaturase CarF family protein — MNSLGHWWRASSAHYEYSPSHRFLEILAIAAAIALMVVMSWRLLAALASTASLLSWACALGAGLVGYVAADFVSGMVHWLADRFGTPDTPVLGEAFIRPFREHHDFPKRITHHDFVEVNGNNSLVLLLVLAPAAWMLPAQLDAAWLAFGSFFVSFPLAIFMTNQFHKWAHMDEVPAVVAWMQRRGLILSPRAHDRHHTAPFETDYCITSGWLNPLLERFQLFARCERFLRRRPPQQTPAEHHEPACPPPSV; from the coding sequence ATGAATAGTTTGGGTCACTGGTGGCGCGCCTCGAGCGCCCACTACGAGTATTCGCCGAGTCATCGCTTCTTAGAGATCTTGGCCATCGCCGCAGCCATCGCCTTGATGGTGGTGATGTCGTGGAGGTTGTTGGCGGCGCTCGCGAGCACCGCCAGCCTGCTCAGTTGGGCCTGTGCGCTCGGCGCGGGGCTGGTTGGCTACGTCGCCGCCGACTTCGTCTCGGGGATGGTGCACTGGCTGGCCGACCGCTTCGGCACGCCGGACACACCGGTCTTGGGCGAAGCGTTCATCCGCCCCTTTCGCGAGCACCACGATTTTCCCAAAAGGATCACCCACCACGACTTCGTGGAGGTCAACGGTAACAACAGCCTGGTGCTGCTGCTCGTGTTGGCGCCGGCCGCCTGGATGCTCCCGGCTCAACTCGACGCGGCGTGGCTCGCCTTCGGGTCGTTCTTCGTGAGCTTCCCGCTGGCGATCTTCATGACCAACCAGTTCCACAAGTGGGCGCATATGGACGAGGTGCCGGCGGTGGTGGCGTGGATGCAGCGGCGCGGTCTGATCTTGTCGCCTCGAGCCCACGACCGCCACCACACCGCGCCGTTCGAGACCGACTACTGCATCACCAGCGGCTGGCTCAACCCGCTGCTCGAGCGCTTCCAACTCTTTGCGCGCTGCGAGCGGTTCTTGAGGCGACGGCCGCCGCAGCAGACGCCGGCGGAGCATCACGAGCCGGCCTGCCCGCCGCCGTCCGTCTGA
- a CDS encoding sterol desaturase family protein, whose amino-acid sequence MIPLIVIGIGIVMIAVELASPAREWPDVAGWWGRAILFNGIQVAAVYFAGVAWDGWMADHRLWSLDSLGPTLGGLVGYLVLTFVYYWWHRARHESQFLWNWLHQLHHSPRRLEIITSFYKHPIEIVTNALISSAVVYLLVGLSPTQAAYATLLSGLAEFFYHWNVKTPHWVGYIMQRPESHCVHHQRGLHRYNYGDLPLWDMLFGTFHNPKNWDDDCGFEADEELQVMDMLAGRDVQKKPFVGEGGAE is encoded by the coding sequence ATGATTCCTCTGATTGTTATTGGCATTGGCATCGTCATGATCGCCGTCGAATTGGCCAGCCCGGCGCGCGAGTGGCCCGACGTGGCCGGCTGGTGGGGCCGGGCGATTTTATTCAACGGCATTCAGGTCGCCGCGGTCTATTTTGCCGGCGTGGCCTGGGACGGCTGGATGGCCGATCACAGGCTCTGGTCGCTCGACTCGCTGGGGCCGACCCTCGGTGGACTGGTCGGCTACCTGGTGCTGACCTTCGTGTACTACTGGTGGCACCGCGCGCGCCACGAGTCGCAGTTTTTGTGGAACTGGCTCCACCAGCTCCACCACAGCCCGCGGCGCCTCGAAATCATCACCTCGTTTTACAAGCACCCCATCGAGATCGTGACCAACGCGCTGATCTCGAGCGCGGTGGTCTACCTGCTCGTGGGCTTGAGCCCCACCCAAGCCGCCTACGCGACGCTCTTGAGCGGGCTGGCCGAGTTCTTCTACCACTGGAACGTCAAAACCCCGCACTGGGTCGGCTACATCATGCAGCGCCCCGAGAGCCACTGCGTGCACCACCAGCGCGGGCTGCACCGGTACAACTACGGCGACTTGCCGCTGTGGGACATGCTCTTCGGCACCTTCCACAACCCCAAAAATTGGGACGACGACTGCGGCTTCGAGGCCGACGAGGAGCTCCAGGTCATGGACATGCTCGCCGGGCGTGACGTGCAGAAGAAACCGTTCGTGGGCGAGGGAGGTGCCGAATGA
- a CDS encoding dimethylsulfonioproprionate lyase family protein has protein sequence MTEHLDKTGHIDSMLDDWLAGALDEAEEAALEAHAAQCTRCARALERARQHFVELAAALDPVEPSAGLRDDLLAAATPEARFADLADEVAEIIDLSTERALRLLGRVDEASHWEEGPFPGLELFHIDGGPSVDEAIVGFVRMTPGMAFPHHSHRGAETTLVLQGGLRDADGTVYRRGEVVEHGSGTSHAFAALDDAPALIYLVVAHHGIDVGDTHFGPNDPAL, from the coding sequence ATGACCGAGCACCTCGACAAAACAGGGCACATCGACTCGATGCTCGATGACTGGCTCGCGGGGGCGCTCGACGAGGCTGAAGAAGCCGCGCTGGAGGCCCACGCCGCTCAGTGTACGCGCTGCGCCCGAGCTCTCGAGCGCGCCCGGCAGCATTTCGTCGAGCTCGCCGCGGCGCTCGACCCCGTCGAGCCGTCGGCCGGCCTGCGAGACGACTTACTCGCCGCCGCGACGCCCGAGGCGCGCTTCGCCGATCTGGCCGACGAGGTCGCCGAGATCATCGATCTGTCCACCGAACGCGCCCTGAGGCTTTTGGGCCGCGTCGACGAGGCGAGCCATTGGGAGGAGGGGCCGTTTCCGGGCCTCGAGCTCTTCCACATCGACGGCGGTCCTTCGGTCGACGAGGCCATCGTCGGCTTCGTGCGCATGACGCCGGGCATGGCCTTTCCCCACCACTCCCACCGGGGCGCCGAGACCACCTTGGTCTTGCAAGGCGGGCTGCGCGACGCCGATGGCACCGTCTACCGCCGCGGCGAGGTCGTCGAGCACGGCTCGGGGACGAGCCACGCCTTTGCCGCCCTCGACGACGCCCCTGCGCTCATCTACCTGGTCGTCGCCCACCACGGCATCGACGTCGGCGACACCCACTTCGGCCCGAACGACCCGGCGTTGTAA